In Candidatus Schekmanbacteria bacterium, the following proteins share a genomic window:
- a CDS encoding 30S ribosomal protein S10 produces MEQRIRIRLKAYDHKLLDKSAEEIVNTAVRTGAKVAGPIPLPTRISRYTVLRSPHVNKKSREQFEIRTHKRLLDILEPTPQTVDELMKLTLSAGVNVEIKLPKPGS; encoded by the coding sequence ATGGAACAGCGAATAAGAATAAGGTTGAAGGCGTACGACCATAAACTTCTTGATAAGTCTGCTGAAGAGATCGTGAACACAGCGGTGCGGACAGGTGCAAAAGTTGCTGGTCCTATACCTCTGCCAACGAGGATTTCAAGGTATACGGTGTTGCGTTCGCCTCATGTAAATAAGAAATCGAGAGAGCAATTTGAAATTAGAACGCACAAAAGGTTGTTGGATATTTTAGAACCAACGCCTCAGACTGTAGATGAACTTATGAAATTAACTCTTTCAGCAGGTGTTAA